One segment of Salvia splendens isolate huo1 chromosome 20, SspV2, whole genome shotgun sequence DNA contains the following:
- the LOC121781153 gene encoding COP9 signalosome complex subunit 3-like, with protein sequence MNLNMNSVESLVAQIQGLSGNIGELTQLRNYLMQCDDLLRTESTRLAPLLTELDPSVHSLGYLYILEACTCGTILKEEANELVLSVARFINVCAADQIRLAPEKFISICKRLKEQVVLLEDPMRGVAPLLTSIRKLQSSTEQLTTLHPDFLLLCLMSKCYKTGLSVLEDDVFEVDQPRDLFLYCYYGGMICIGQKKFRKALELLHNVVTAPMPIISAIAVEAYKKYILVSLIHLGQFATSFPKYTSSAAQRNLKNFSQPYLELVNSYSTGKVSEVENYVQMNKDKFESDNNLGLVKQVVSSMYKRNIQRLTQTYLTLSLQDIANTVQLNSAKEAEMHVLQMIQEGDIYATINQKDGMVRFLEDPEQYKTCEMIEHLDFSIQRIMMLSKKVTTMNEVMSCDPSYLGKVGRERQRFDYDDFDTVPSKFNL encoded by the exons ATGAATCTGAACATGAACTCAGTAGAATCGCTAGTTGCTCAAATCCAAGGTCTCTCCGGCAACATCGGCGAGTTAACTCAGCTGCGCAACTACTTGATGCAGTGCGATGATTTGCTTCGCACCGAGTCCACTCGCCTTGCTCCTCTGCTCACCGAACTCGACCCTTCCGTTCACTCTCTCGGCTATCTCTACATCCT GGAGGCCTGCACGTGTGGTACAATATTAAAAGAAGAAGCGAATGAGCTCGTACTTTCTGTAGCCAGGTTCATCAATGTGTGTGCTGCAGATCAAATCCGTTTGGCGCCTGAGAAAT TTATATCTATCTGTAAAAGGTTAAAGGAACAAGTCGTGTTGCTTGAAGATCCCATGCGTGGTGTAGCTCCATTGCTGACTTCCATACGCAAGCTTCAGTCGTCAACCGAACAGCTGACAACGTTACATCCTGACTTTCTGCTTCTGTGTTTGATGTCGAAGTGCTATAAAACTGGCCTTTCTGTCTTGGAAGATGATGTGTTTGAGGTTGATCAACCTCGTGATCTGTTTCTATATTGTTATTATGG GGGTATGATTTGCATAGGACAAAAGAAGTTTCGCAAAGCCTTAGAGCTCTTACACAAC GTCGTAACAGCACCTATGCCCATTATTAGTGCCATAGCAGTTGAAGCATACAAGaaatatattctagtttctctCATTCATCTTGGACAG TTTGCTACTAGTTTTCCCAAGTATACTTCATCAGCCGCTCAAAGGAATCTGAAGAATTTCTCTCAG CCTTACCTTGAGTTGGTAAATAGCTATAGTACCGGCAAAGTATCAGAGGTTGAGAATTATGTGCAGATGAACAAGGACAAGTTTGAGAGC GACAATAATCTTGGGTTGGTGAAGCAAGTGGTATCATCAATGTATAAACGCAATATTCAGAGGTTGACTCAGACATACCTGACTCTCTCCCTCCAAGACATAGCGAACACAGTTCAATTGAATAGcgcaaaagaggctgaaatgcATGTTCTTCAAATG ATTCAAGAAGGTGACATTTATGCTACAATCAACCAGAAGGATGGAATGGTTAGATTCCTCGAGGACCCCGAGCAATACAAAACCTGTGAGATGATTGAACACCTCGACTTCTCAATCCAGAG GATTATGATGCTCTCGAAGAAAGTAACGACCATGAATGAGGTTATGTCATGCGACCCTTCTTACCTTGGAAAG GTTGGGAGGGAACGGCAGAGATTTGATTATGACGATTTCGACACCGTTCCTTCTAAATTCAACCTATGA